Within the Thermanaeromonas toyohensis ToBE genome, the region GTTAAAGCCGTTAAAGCAGGATCCCCTGTCCCCACCTCTACCACCCAGAAAAAGTAGGAACATTTGGTCTTAAGCAAGAGCTCCTTCCATAAACGTAAGGCCCAGGGCAAGACCCGGGAGACATCTGGAGGGGGGAGGCTGCCAGTTAAAGGGGCCTTATTATGGGGATAGGTACGCGGGGGAAAAGTTTGTTTATCGGCAGGAGTATAAAATTCTTGAGGGTGAAAAAGTATGGGTGGGGGGAAGGGAGCCCAGAGGTAAGTATAATACTTCCCACCGTAGCCAAGCCGGATCTCTAGGAGACTTTTTCCCGCCTTTTCGTACTGGTAGCTCACCTCTAACCGTAAGGGTAAAATTAAAAGAAAAATTAAACCACAGAAGATACTTAAAGCTAGGCTTAAGGCCAGCACTTTCCCCTCACCAGTTTTTATTGTTCCCCGGTGGAAGCCACTTCTTCCAAAGGCGGGAGTTCTTTTAAGCTTTCTAAGCCAAAATGTTCAAGAAAAAGAGGGGTAGTACCGTAAAGGATAGGCCGGCCAGGTGTATCTTTACGGCCTACCTCCTTTACCAGCCCCCGGCTTAAAAGGTTAGCCAATACACCATCCACCTTAACGCCGCGTAAGCGTTCAATTTCGGCTTTGGTTATGGGTTGGCGGTAGGCGATAATGGCCAAGGTTTCTAAAGCGGCCCGGGAGAGGGAGGGAAGTTCGGGCTTCAAGAGTTCCTCAATATAGGCTGCGTATTCCGGACGTGTACACATCTGGTAGCCACCAGCCACCTTGCGTATCTGCAGCCCGTGACCTTCCCGCTCATAAAGCTCCTGTAATTCCCGGACCAGTTCTTCCACTTCCCTTTCCGAAATCTTAAGGGTACGGGCCAAGGCAACAGGGCTTACTGGTCGGCCACCAACAAAAAGAAGGCACTCCAGGGCCGCCCTATTCTTTCGGCTAGAAGGCAGGGACAAAAAGATCACCCCTTCAGCCAAACTTCAATTTCCCCGAAGGCTTCCCTCTGATAAATGTGCACGCGTCCTCGTCGCGCAAGTTCCAGGAGAGCCAAAAAGGTAGTAGCTACTTCTAACCGGCTAGGATGGGAGGTAAAAAAGGAGGAAAAGGTCAATTTGCCTTTCACTTGATTTAAGCGCCGGAGAATGAGGCGTTGCTGGGTCAAAAGGGTTATCCGGGGTTGGTAAAGGGACCGTACCGCGGGATAAGTCTCTTTCGCCCGCTCAAACCGTAACAGAACGGATTTGATAGCCTGGTGGAGATCTAGCAAGGTAATACCAGCCAAGGGATCTATCCGGGCTAGGGCTGCCGTCACGGCAGAAGGATCAAGGGGTTTTGTGAAAATTAGAGCAGCACGCTCTCCCAGTTCAGCAAGCCTATGGGCAGCTTCCTGATAAGGGCGATATTCTTCCAGCTTGCGGGAAAGTTCCAGCCAAGTTGTCTCTTCCCCTTGAGCTTCCTCCTCCAGCTGGCCTTCTTCCGGGCGATGAAGGAGAAGGCGAGCTTTAAGGGCCAGGATCTCCGCTGCCAGGAGAAGGAATTCCTCCAGGTCTTCTATATCCTTTTCCCCTTCCCTAAGGCAAATCCAGGAAGCGGTTATCTCCGCCACAGATATAGCATAAAGGGGAATGTCTTCTTCCTTAAGGAGGATAAGGAGCAGGTCTAACGGCCCCTGAAATAAGTCGAGTTCTATATAATAGGGCATAAGACTTGCAACCCCTCTACTTAATCCCCATAGCAGCCCTTACCTCATCCATGGTCCGCTGGGCTATTGCCCTGGCCCGGGCAGAACCCTGGGCTAGGATATCCTCTAAAATCCCGGGGTTATGGAGGAATTTCTCTCGTCGTTCCCGTACAGGTTCCAAGTAGGCGTTGATCTTCTCCGCCAGGCGTGCTTTACAGGGTACACACCCGATAGTTCCTGCTCGGCAGCTTTTCCTGGTCTCCTCTAGCTCTTCGGGGTTGAAGATCTCGTGGTAAGTATGCACCACGCAAACCTCCGGGTGGCCCGGATCAGTCTTGTGGATCCGGGCAGGATCCGTAACCATCAGGCGTACCCTTTCCCGCACTTCTTCAGGAGTAGCTGAAAGGGGGATATCGTTCCGGTAGCTCTTGCTCATCTTCCGTCCATCTATACCTGGCAAAAGAGGTACCCGGGACAAAAGGGCCTGGGGTTCTGGGAAAAGCTGGGTTTTATAGAGGTAATTGAACCTCCTGGCTACCTCCCGGCAAAATTCTAGATGGGGTAACTGGTCTTCCCCTACAGGTACCGCATCAGCTTTATAGATCAAAATATCGGCTGCCTGGAGGAGTGGATACCCTAAAAATCCGTAGGTAGAGACATCTTTGCCTTCCTGGCCCAGCTGCTGCAGTTGGTCTTTATACGTCGGTACCCGCTCAAGCCAGGAAAGGGGTGTGAACATGGAGAAAAGGAGGTGTAATTCAGCGTGCTCCTTGATGTGGGACTGGATGAAAATGGTACTTAGGTTAGGATTAAGCCCTGCACTTAGCCAATCCACAAGCATATAGCGGATATTCGCCTTAAGTTCTTCAGTTTCTTCATAGGCTGTGGTTAAGGCATGCCAGTCAGCTATAAAATAAAAGCATTCGTATTCCTCTTGTAGCTTTACCCAGTTCTCTAAAACCATAAGATGCCCGATATGGAGCCTGCCTGTAGGTCGCATACCGCTTAAGATCCTGCTACGTCCCATAACTTTACTTTTACCTCCAAACCTAGGTTTTAGTAAACACTTAAAATGTCCCTTTACGTTAGGTAGCTTAAGCTTCGCACCTTATGTTAGCGCAGCCACTCCTCGTCGTCCTAGGGTAACTCCTTTTAGATTATGGTTAACCTACTAGCCTGTAGGATAAAATCTAGCACCAAGGAGACCAAAGGGCGCATAATGCGGCCGGTCACCCCAGTAGCGATAAGGAAAAGGAGTAAAAATGGGCCTATGGTTTCCAGTCTATATAGAAAACTTGCGCTTTCCCGAGAAACCAGCCCGGCTAGAATCCGGGATCCATCTAGGGGTGGGATAGGAAGTAAATTAAATACAGCCAAAACTACATTATATACTACCAGTAAATTAAAGAAAGCGAATAGAAAATCTCCCCGCCAACCCCAAGAGCCGCTTAGCCTCCAAGCCACCGCCCCCAGGTAAGCCAAAACTAAGTTCATCAAGGGACCAGCTAGGGCCACCAGCATCATCCCCTTACGCCGATCCATCTGGAAGTAAAAGGGGTTTACCTGAACCGGTTTGGCCCAGCCGAATCCGGCTACAATAAGGAGTAGGGTGCCCAGGAGGTCTAGATGAGCTAAGGGATTTAGGGTTAGCCTCCCTTGGTACTTGGGTGTAGGATCTCCCAGGAGATAAGCTACCTTGCCATGGGCGTATTCATGGAAGGCCAAAGCCAAAAGCAGGGCCGGGATGCCGGCCAAAAGTTTAGTGAAACTATCTAGATACAAGTTTATAAAAAGCCTCCTTTCTTAAACCGGCTCACTTTTCGAGCCTTTTAGGGACGACATCACACCGCAGCAGGTCTTCGTATGTCTCCCGACGCAGGATAAGATCCGCCTGGCCGTCCTTTACTAGTACCGCTGCCGGCCGTCCCAGCCGGTTATAATTACTGGCCATAGTATAGCCGTAAGCACCGGTACAGGGCATAAGCAATATGTCCCCGGGTTCCACAGGCGGTAAAGGAATATCCCATATTAACATATCCCCAGATTCACAACATTTCCCAGTAATGGACACTACTTC harbors:
- the trpS gene encoding tryptophan--tRNA ligase → MGRSRILSGMRPTGRLHIGHLMVLENWVKLQEEYECFYFIADWHALTTAYEETEELKANIRYMLVDWLSAGLNPNLSTIFIQSHIKEHAELHLLFSMFTPLSWLERVPTYKDQLQQLGQEGKDVSTYGFLGYPLLQAADILIYKADAVPVGEDQLPHLEFCREVARRFNYLYKTQLFPEPQALLSRVPLLPGIDGRKMSKSYRNDIPLSATPEEVRERVRLMVTDPARIHKTDPGHPEVCVVHTYHEIFNPEELEETRKSCRAGTIGCVPCKARLAEKINAYLEPVRERREKFLHNPGILEDILAQGSARARAIAQRTMDEVRAAMGIK
- a CDS encoding site-2 protease family protein, with product MYLDSFTKLLAGIPALLLALAFHEYAHGKVAYLLGDPTPKYQGRLTLNPLAHLDLLGTLLLIVAGFGWAKPVQVNPFYFQMDRRKGMMLVALAGPLMNLVLAYLGAVAWRLSGSWGWRGDFLFAFFNLLVVYNVVLAVFNLLPIPPLDGSRILAGLVSRESASFLYRLETIGPFLLLFLIATGVTGRIMRPLVSLVLDFILQASRLTII
- a CDS encoding DUF2953 domain-containing protein, producing the protein MLALSLALSIFCGLIFLLILPLRLEVSYQYEKAGKSLLEIRLGYGGKYYTYLWAPFPPPILFHPQEFYTPADKQTFPPRTYPHNKAPLTGSLPPPDVSRVLPWALRLWKELLLKTKCSYFFWVVEVGTGDPALTALTTGLLWNIAALFYHNLRTQTHLKLNRPEIKILPHFSGLHFSTELRCIFIFPPGHIITAGIRTLIGRSSLGKGAKKT
- the scpB gene encoding SMC-Scp complex subunit ScpB; protein product: MAEGVIFLSLPSSRKNRAALECLLFVGGRPVSPVALARTLKISEREVEELVRELQELYEREGHGLQIRKVAGGYQMCTRPEYAAYIEELLKPELPSLSRAALETLAIIAYRQPITKAEIERLRGVKVDGVLANLLSRGLVKEVGRKDTPGRPILYGTTPLFLEHFGLESLKELPPLEEVASTGEQ
- a CDS encoding segregation and condensation protein A; amino-acid sequence: MPYYIELDLFQGPLDLLLILLKEEDIPLYAISVAEITASWICLREGEKDIEDLEEFLLLAAEILALKARLLLHRPEEGQLEEEAQGEETTWLELSRKLEEYRPYQEAAHRLAELGERAALIFTKPLDPSAVTAALARIDPLAGITLLDLHQAIKSVLLRFERAKETYPAVRSLYQPRITLLTQQRLILRRLNQVKGKLTFSSFFTSHPSRLEVATTFLALLELARRGRVHIYQREAFGEIEVWLKG